The following proteins come from a genomic window of Gossypium raimondii isolate GPD5lz chromosome 5, ASM2569854v1, whole genome shotgun sequence:
- the LOC105768073 gene encoding uncharacterized protein LOC105768073 translates to MHGRKAYQLVKEFAGSEKGHLKIFNEELFERVAEECNEHHNALQSLIRKMQEEGLEVQTARNADHYGALVHHLSLIRNKRCLMAYVYNRAEIIRDLAWKVGLLHELPCEIKEKFSDSEEQYFKDHSKSLKMYMSQLSLDVNVDMVPPKDPYIKVRVLEDLGSGIILSDKSANFASHSMHFLKRTDAEQYIARGLMEELIS, encoded by the exons ATGCACGGCAGAAAGGCGTATCAGTTGGTGAAAGAGTTTGCCGGTAGTGAAAAAGGGCATCTCAAGATTTTCAAC GAAGAGCTGTTTGAACGAGTAGCTGAAGAATGCAATGAGCATCATAATGCACTTCAGTCATTGATAAG GAAAATGCAAGAGGAGGGACTAGAAGTCCAAACAGCTAGAAATGCAGATCATTATGGAGCACTCGTCCATCACCTTTCTTTAATTCGCAACAAGCGTTGCCTAATGGCATACGT GTACAACCGAGCTGAAATTATTCGAGATTTGGCATGGAAGGTAGGGCTGCTTCATGAGCTTCCATGTGAAATTAAGGAGAAGTTCAGTGACTCAGAGGAACAGTATTTCAAAGATCATTCTAAATCTTTGAAAATGTACATGTCACAGCTGAGTCTTGATGTGAATGTG GATATGGTGCCTCCGAAAGATCCCTACATCAAGGTAAGAGTGCTTGAAGATTTGGGAAGTGGAATAATTCTTAGTGATAAATCTGCCAATTTTGCTAGCCACTCAATGCACTTTCTGAAACGAACTGATGCAGAGCAATACATTGCACGG GGCTTAATGGAGGAATTGATAAGCTGA
- the LOC105768076 gene encoding uncharacterized protein At1g15400, whose protein sequence is MAGLQRSAVSFRRQGSSGLVWDDKFLSELNQGKPEEQQQEGDTKQLQKEEPRQLQDSRNPEKFDDVKGVAPINTIERNRSNGERRGYRTGGKVSPAIDPPSPKVSACGFCSALGKQTKNRRKKPRKHRTK, encoded by the coding sequence ATGGCTGGTTTGCAAAGATCAGCGGTGTCTTTTAGGAGGCAAGGGTCTTCGGGGCTTGTTTGGGATGACAAGTTTTTGTCGGAGTTGAATCAAGGGAAACCAGAAGAGCAGCAACAAGAAGGAGACACGAAACAGCTGCAGAAAGAGGAACCAAGGCAGTTGCAAGACAGCCGTAACCCAGAAAAGTTTGACGATGTTAAGGGTGTTGCCCCCATCAACACCATCGAAAGAAACCGATCAAATGGTGAAAGACGAGGTTACCGGACTGGTGGTAAGGTATCCCCTGCTATTGACCCGCCTTCTCCAAAGGTTTCAGCTTGTGGTTTCTGCAGTGCTCTTGGGAAACAAACCAAGAATCGTAGGAAAAAGCCTCGTAAGCATAGAACAAAATAG